In Kazachstania africana CBS 2517 chromosome 4, complete genome, the following are encoded in one genomic region:
- the YIF1 gene encoding protein transporter YIF1 (similar to Saccharomyces cerevisiae YIF1 (YNL263C); ancestral locus Anc_1.93): MSYNPYAYAPDNGQPVTDRFAQHPQAQQQTNELPKQPSPGNNFKLHDPRNTMAFQLGQSAFSNFIGQENFNQFQETVMNRANTSMISHYFQVSTSYVLTKMKLILIPFLNKNNWARIMNGNGSFLTPVEDANSPDLYIPIMGLITYILIWNIKEGLNGSFNPENLYYKLSSTLAFVTLDLIILKIGLYLLVNTNSPVTSILELTCYVGYKFIPLSIVLLCPVDPKWVVLIAKMYLFISLGVFLLRSIKFNLFIGDNNDINTVSKSVVKKCNYFLFVYGFFWQSILMWLMG; this comes from the coding sequence ATGTCATACAACCCATACGCATATGCGCCTGATAATGGCCAACCGGTGACTGATAGATTTGCACAACACCCTCAGGCTCAGCAACAAACCAATGAATTGCCAAAACAGCCAAGTCCAGgaaacaatttcaaattacaTGATCCAAGAAACACAATGGCTTTCCAATTAGGTCAGTCGGCATTTTCGAATTTCATAGGTCAggaaaatttcaatcaattcCAAGAGACTGTGATGAATAGGGCAAATACTTCTATGATTTCTCactattttcaagtttcCACATCTTACGTTTTAACCAAGATGAAACTGATTTTAATTCCATTTCTAAACAAGAACAATTGGGCTCGTATCATGAACGGCAACGGTAGCTTCCTGACACCAGTAGAAGATGCTAATTCCCCTGATCTTTACATTCCAATTATGGGGTTAATCACATACATCTTAATCTGGAACATTAAGGAAGGTTTGAATGGATCTTTTAACCCTGAAAATCTATACTATAAATTATCATCTACCTTGGCATTTGTCACTTTGGATTTAATAATCCTGAAAATTGGATTATATTTATTAGTCAATACCAATTCTCCAGTCACAAGCATCTTAGAATTGACATGTTATGTAGGTTACAAATTCATCCCACTGAGTATTGTCTTATTGTGCCCTGTCGATCCAAAATGGGTTGTGCTCATCGCTAAGATGTATTTATTCATATCATTAGGTGTTTTCCTGCTTAGatctatcaaattcaatctATTCATTGGTGACAACAATGATATCAATACAGTGAGTAAATCAGTAGTGAAAAAATGTAACTATTTTCTATTTGTATACGGATTCTTCTGGCAAAGTATATTAATGTGGTTGATGGGATAG
- the PDR17 gene encoding phosphatidylinositol transporter (similar to Saccharomyces cerevisiae PDR17 (YNL264C); ancestral locus Anc_1.91) — MGLFSKKAELNTPNTNKDQLIKIDQVFPLTNRSHPPKRLRKLTEEQFSKYNEVLSHFKDESLTLPISTDPSSDKLPLNSWEMFWLSRECIYRYLKAQKWNVANAIKALTNTLTWRRESGLVKGINKQLDPNEIGIENETGKEVILGYDYSDRPVFYMRNGRQNTESSFRQVQHLIFMAERTVMLCPQGVDSMSVLVDFKKYKGPGIISDKAPPVSIAKACLGAFENHYPERLGRMLFTNIPWFIWAFIKLMYPFLDPDTKEKVVFDEPFEKYVDPKQLDSLYNGLVDFQYSHKLYWPDFVEKTEALYQKQYERFVKFGGVIGLSEFDFKGDHDEMIYPVDCDMTKI, encoded by the coding sequence ATGGGTCTATTCTCTAAGAAGGCAGAACTTAATACTCCAAATACCAATAAAGATCAActtattaaaattgatcaagTGTTTCCATTAACCAATAGATCGCATCCACCTAAGAGACTGCGTAAATTGACAGAGGAACAATTCAGCAAGTACAATGAGGTTCTTTCTCattttaaagatgaatCGCTTACTTTGCCAATTTCTACAGATCCCTCATCTGATAAACTTCCTTTAAATTCTTGGGAAATGTTTTGGCTTTCTCGAGAATGCATATATAGATACTTGAAAGCTCAGAAATGGAATGTCGCTAATGCTATAAAGGCTCTTACGAACACACTAACATGGAGAAGAGAAAGTGGCCTTGTTAAAGGTATAAATAAGCAATTAGatccaaatgaaattggAATCGAAAACGAAACAGGTAAAGAAGTTATTTTGGGCTACGATTACAGTGACCGCCCCGTATTCTACATGAGAAACGGTAGACAAAATACTGAATCCTCCTTTAGACAAGTTCAACATTTAATCTTCATGGCCGAAAGAACCGTCATGCTATGCCCACAAGGTGTCGATTCAATGAGTGTACTAGTtgatttcaagaaatataaaGGCCCAGGTATCATCAGTGACAAAGCACCTCCTGTTTCAATAGCAAAGGCTTGTTTAGGCGCGTTTGAAAATCATTATCCAGAAAGACTGGGAAGAATGTTGTTCACTAACATTCCTTGGTTCATTTGGGCTTTTATCAAGTTAATGTACCCATTTTTGGATCCAGATACAAAAGAGAAGGTCGTTTTCGATGAACCATTCGAAAAATACGTTGATCCAAAACAATTAGACTCTCTTTATAACGGTTTAGTGGACTTCCAATACAGCCATAAACTTTACTGGCCAGATTTTGTCGAAAAGACAGAAGCACTTTACCAAAAACAATATGAGAGATTTGTCAAATTTGGCGGTGTGATTGGTCTAAGTGAATTCGACTTCAAGGGAGACCACGACGAAATGATCTACCCTGTTGATTGTGACATGACTAAGATATAG
- the IST1 gene encoding Ist1p (similar to Saccharomyces cerevisiae IST1 (YNL265C); ancestral locus Anc_1.87): MSVRANNTYQIKLKTCLKMCIQRLRYAQDKQQALAKKYRRDVAQLLVDSKETKAHYRVESLISDDVHIELLEILELYCELLLARINILVSINDEAELIAEHTEDGINEAVRCLVFSTLYVSEIKELNQLKDLLVLKFGNDFAMAIVSEKIGVPDKVQVKCSPRIPSDDLVTLYLKEIARTYDAPYSKLSDTESEGDEEEEEEEEEEEIENEKDGDTNDGKPIIAVDNDVKYDTDEKHPIIVRKPKHNSENLQNSLKIPKDIKKEVKVIHQKQQKLTSKKEDDELEELKKRFDALRR, translated from the exons ATGTCAGTTAGAGCTAATAACACTTACCAA ATCAAGCTTAAAACATGTCTCAAAATGTGTATTCAGAGGCTGAGATACGCTCAGGATAAACAGCAGGCCTTGGCCAAAAAGTATAGAAGAGATGTAGCTCAATTGTTGGTTGATAGCAAGGAAACTAAGGCTCATTATCGTGTGGAATCACTGATTAGTGACGATGTTCATATCGAACTATTAGAAATCCTAGAATTGTATTGTGAATTGCTACTTGCCAGAATAAATATTCTCGTTAGCATAAATGACGAAGCTGAATTAATTGCAGAACACACTGAAGATGGAATTAATGAAGCAGTAAGATGTCTGGTGTTCTCCACACTCTATGTCAGTGAAATCAAGGAGCTGaatcaattaaaagatttattaGTCCTTAAATTTGGTAATGATTTTGCAATGGCTATTGtaagtgaaaaaattggtgTACCTGATAAAGTTCAAGTAAAATGTTCACCACGTATACCCTCTGATGATTTAGTTACCTTATATTTGAAGGAGATTGCTCGTACTTACGATGCCCCCTATAGCAAGCTGTCAGACACAGAGAGTGAAGGTGAcgaagaagaggaggaagaagaggaggaagaagagaTAGAGAACGAGAAGGATGGTGATACGAATGACGGTAAACCTATCATTGCTGTTGATAATGATGTAAAGTACGATACCGATGAAAAACATCCAATTATTGTTAGAAAACCAAAACATAATAGtgaaaatttacaaaatagtCTAAAAATACCAAAGgatatcaaaaaagaaGTGAAAGTGATCCATCAAAAACAACAGAAACTAACATCAAAGAAAgaggatgatgaattagaggaactgaaaaaaagatttgaCGCTTTACGTAGAtga
- the PIK1 gene encoding 1-phosphatidylinositol 4-kinase (similar to Saccharomyces cerevisiae PIK1 (YNL267W); ancestral locus Anc_1.85), with protein MSAGGEQIDNTQDRTVTVIQNGNTLQNESLLSLINSQNFSLYNCIELLCQHADNIGIHYHLCQKLLTFPHSELQFYIPQLVQILLTVETESVALEDLLLKLKNENPHFALLTFWQLQALLTDLSTDPESYGFQVARRVLNDLQSSLFSTNIIEKEIKSVKMHENVAPALILTSMMMASIALPQMSVSTKPLVESQGKRQKAYVFKLARNAMKDFTKNITLKNTLLNKKSSKNKRQSSGPSAYSMPASPVDLVEGTMTREDALFRKPKQKTEFERSLDLDIIDHIGKQVFEDKISSSIKLPKRKPKMLDNSSVHRTYEDKLIDKDNSHIPTSQYLDSYHQSEDSSVINTRPNSDDDLEDVENNILFSEAHEKYTNSMPDLHTTVPMHSNTSEEKSKPFLSRSHTHSVLHSLPKIPSQLPKEVDVSNIPTTRKIKMLKANYFRCETQFAIALESISQRLAQVPTEARLSALRAELSLMNRDLPAEVDIPTLLPPNKKGKLHRIVQLTASEAQVLNSAEKVPYLLLIEYLSDDFDFDPTVEDNIDTLRKSNFSKGYPLFDLNYLSKKKNNEDISRLTELAGINDASNDNSTRTFSNQDSSRSVHASDAQKEMDLGDMSIVRVKNQSDVEAYRTSVVLQKAAQVPIIPSNSFDRNPELRFAPNMDKLVSTDERKSMQRISYNKTDELADQMRISALMLAQLDASPQELSGSTSEIRAQIIKSMKDVQDKFGYHDLELIHGTAGERKLENDLMTGGIDTSYLGEDWITKKERIRNTSEFGHLENWDLCSVIAKSGDDLRQEAFACQLIQAMANIWAKEKVDIWVKKMRILITSATTGLVETITNAISVHSIKKSLTKKMIEDGDIDEKSGYIASIRDHFSRTFGDPNSFKYRRAQDNFACSLAAYSIICYILRVKDRHNGNIMIDNEGHVVHIDFGFMLSNSPGSVGFEAAPFKLTYEYIDLLGGLDGELYKKFKSLTIEGFKALRRHSSQIISMCEIMQKDNMQPCFEAGDQTSVQLRQRFHLDLKEEDVDDFVETFLIGKSVGSMYTRLYDQFQLITQGIYS; from the coding sequence ATGAGTGCCGGTGGTGAACAGATAGACAATACTCAAGATAGAACTGTCACCGTCATTCAAAATGGTAACACATTGCAAAATGAATCTCTTCTGAGTCTAATCAATTCACAGAACTTCTCACTCTATAACTGCATCGAATTGCTCTGTCAACACGCCGACAATATCGGTATCCATTACCATCTTTGTCAAAAGTTACTCACTTTCCCTCACAGCGAATTGCAATTCTATATCCCACAACTTGTTCAGATCTTACTTACAGTGGAAACTGAATCAGTGGCATTGGAAGAtttacttttgaaattgaagaatgaaAACCCTCATTTCGCTTTACTCACGTTCTGGCAATTACAAGCTCTTTTGACTGATCTTTCCACAGATCCAGAATCCTACGGGTTCCAAGTGGCGAGAAGAGTTCTAAATGATCTACAATCATCATTGTTTAGTACTAACATCAtagaaaaggaaataaaGAGTGTGAAAATGCATGAAAATGTAGCTCCAGCTCTCATATTGACTTCAATGATGATGGCAAGTATAGCCCTTCCTCAAATGAGTGTTTCGACAAAACCATTGGTAGAATCGCAAGGTAAAAGACAAAAGGCATATGTCTTTAAATTGGCTAGAAATGCAATGAAGGACTTTACTAAAAATATCACGTTGAAAAATACGCTactaaataaaaaatcttcaaagaatAAGAGACAGTCAAGTGGCCCAAGTGCATACTCAATGCCTGCATCACCGGTTGACCTCGTTGAAGGTACCATGACAAGAGAGGATGCTCTATTTAGAAAACCAAAACAAAAGACAGAATTCGAACGTTCATTAGATCTCGATATTATAGATCATATAGGAAAACAAGTCTTTGAGGATAAAATATCTTCGTCTATTAAGTTACCAAAGAGAAAGCCTAAAATGCTTGATAACTCGTCCGTTCATAGAACTTATGAGGATAAACTTATCGACAAGGACAATTCACATATACCAACTTCACAATACTTAGATAGCTATCACCAGAGTGAAGACAGTAGTGTAATAAATACCCGCCCGaatagtgatgatgatttagaaGATGTCGAAAACAATATCTTATTTTCTGAAGCTcatgaaaaatatacaaattCAATGCCTGATTTGCATACAACTGTACCAATGCATTCAAACACATCCGAGGAAAAGTCAAAACCGTTCCTATCACGCTCTCATACACATAGTGTCCTTCATTCTTTACCAAAGATCCCAAGCCAATTGCCAAAGGAAGTCGATGTAAGTAACATTCCAACTAccagaaaaattaaaatgTTAAAAGCTAATTACTTCCGTTGCGAGACACAATTTGCAATTGCGTTGGAGTCAATCTCTCAAAGATTAGCCCAAGTCCCAACTGAGGCTAGATTGAGTGCATTGCGTGCCGAATTATCTTTGATGAACAGAGATCTACCAGCAGAAGTAGATATTCCAACACTTCTTCCGCCAAATAAGAAGGGAAAATTACATAGAATTGTACAACTGACAGCTAGTGAAGCACAGGTGCTGAATTCTGCAGAGAAAGTTCCTTATCTTCTATTAATTGAATACTTGAGTGAcgattttgattttgatcCTACTGTTGAAGATAATATAGACACATTAAGGAAAAGTAACTTTTCTAAGGGCTATCCAttgtttgatttgaatTACTTGagtaagaagaaaaataatgaggATATCTCAAGGCTAACTGAATTGGCTGGAATTAATGATGCTTCAAATGATAACTCAACCAGGACCTTTTCGAACCAAGACTCAAGCCGTTCAGTCCATGCATCTGATGCACAAAAGGAAATGGATTTAGGTGATATGTCTATTGTTCGTGTCAAGAATCAAAGTGATGTAGAGGCTTATAGAACATCAGTTGTCTTACAAAAGGCAGCACAAGTCCCAATAATACCTTCAAACTCCTTCGACAGGAATCCTGAGTTGAGGTTTGCTCCAAATATGGATAAGTTAGTGTCCACAGATGAAAGGAAGTCCATGCAAAGAATCTCATACAATAAGACGGATGAGCTGGCAGACCAAATGCGTATTTCTGCATTAATGCTTGCCCAATTAGACGCTTCCCCACAAGAACTTTCAGGCTCAACTAGCGAAATTCGTGCTCAAATTATCAAGTCGATGAAGGATGTCCAAGATAAGTTCGGTTACCATGATTTAGAATTAATTCACGGGACTGCAGGTGAGCGTAAATTAGAAAACGATTTAATGACAGGGGGTATCGATACATCATATTTAGGAGAAGACTGGATTaccaaaaaagaaagaattcGTAACACCTCGGAATTCGGGCATTTGGAAAACTGGGATTTATGTTCTGTTATTGCAAAATCTGGTGATGATTTAAGACAAGAAGCATTTGCTTGTCAATTGATTCAAGCGATGGCAAATATATGGgccaaagaaaaagttgatattTGGGTTAAAAAGATGAGAATATTAATTACAAGTGCTACTACTGGTTTAGTGGAGACAATTACAAACGCCATATCTGTACATAGTATAAAGAAGTCGTTGactaaaaaaatgatagaaGACggtgatattgatgaaaaaagtGGCTATATTGCAAGTATACGTGATCATTTTTCGCGTACATTTGGTGAtccaaattctttcaaatacaGGAGAGCACAGGACAATTTTGCATGCTCATTAGCTGCATATTCCATAATTTGTTACATTCTAAGGGTTAAAGATAGACATAATGGTAATATTATGATTGACAATGAAGGTCATGTTGTACATATCGATTTTGGTTTCATGTTGTCGAACTCACCAGGTTCTGTTGGTTTTGAAGCCGCACCATTCAAATTGACCTATGAATATATTGACTTATTAGGTGGTCTTGATGGTGAGCTatacaaaaaattcaagagtTTAACCATTGAGGGCTTTAAGGCATTAAGAAGACACTCAAgtcaaattatttcaatgtGTGAAATTATGCAAAAGGATAACATGCAACCTTGTTTTGAGGCAGGCGATCAAACAAGTGTTCAATTAAGACAAAGATTCCATTTAGACTtaaaggaagaagatgttGACGACTTTGTTGAAACTTTCTTAATTGGCAAGTCAGTTGGAAGTATGTATACTAGATTGTATGATCAATTCCAATTGATCACACAAGGTATTTATAGTTAG
- the LYP1 gene encoding lysine permease (similar to Saccharomyces cerevisiae ALP1 (YNL270C) and CAN1 (YEL063C); ancestral locus Anc_1.83), translating into MPILRNIIRSKRNEDSTESNDDSTTSYDNFEIIEIQHNDSKDNSIKKKIPNSELASLTHAYSRSRVEPEHDEDAEEADYEDKQVKRELKQRHIGMIALGGTIGTGLFVGIATPLADAGPVGALIAYIFMGSIVYFVTQALGEMATFIPVTSSITVFSQRFLSPAFGVANGYMYWFNWAITFAVEISVVGQVIQYWTDAVPLAAWIAIFWVLVTLMNFFPVKVYGEVEFWVAFMKVIAIVGYLLYALIIVCGGSKKQGPIGFRYWRNPGAWGNGLTSDGEPIYSSKYEGRFLGWVASLINAAFTYQGTELVGITAGEAANPRKTVPRAINKVVFRIVLFYIMSLFFIGLLVPFTDSRLSDDTTVIASSPFVISIENAGTKILPDIFNAIVMVTVLSAANSNVYVGSRVLYSLAHTKVAPKIFARVTRQGVPFMGVICTSLLGLLAFLVVDNNANTAFNWLVDISTLAGLCAWLFISLAHVRFMQVLKQRGISRDDLPFKAKFMPWGSYYAAFWVFVIIFVQGFQAFSPHFDVTTFFTDYISLILLAVVFIGAQLYYRCRFLWKLEDVDIDSDRREIEDAIWEDDEPKTIWDKFWAAIA; encoded by the coding sequence ATGCCCATattaagaaatataataagGTCAAAGAGAAATGAAGACTCTACCGAGTCTAATGATGATTCAACAACAAGTtatgataattttgaaatcatcgAAATACAACATAATGATAGTAAAGATAATTCcatcaagaagaaaataccTAATAGTGAGTTGGCTTCATTGACTCATGCCTATTCAAGATCAAGAGTAGAACCTGAACACGATGAAGACGCAGAAGAAGCAGATTATGAAGATAAACAAGTTAAAAGAGAATTGAAACAGAGACATATCGGTATGATCGCCCTGGGTGGTACTATCGGTACCGGTCTTTTTGTCGGTATTGCCACCCCCTTAGCTGATGCAGGTCCCGTCGGTGCTCTTATCGCCTACATTTTCATGGGTTCTATTGTCTATTTTGTCACTCAAGCATTAGGTGAAATGGCTACTTTCATCCCTGTCACTTCTTCTATCACCGTCTTTTCACAAAGATTCTTATCTCCTGCATTCGGTGTAGCTAATGGTTACATGTATTGGTTCAATTGGGCAATCACTTTTGCAGTAGAAATCTCCGTCGTAGGTCAAGTCATTCAATACTGGACTGATGCGGTCCCATTAGCTGCATGGATCGCAATATTTTGGGTTCTAGTCACTTTAATGAATTTCTTCCCAGTTAAAGTCTATGGGGAAGTCGAATTCTGGGTCGCTTTCATGAAAGTTATTGCCATTGTCGGTTACTTACTCTACGCTCTAATCATCGTCTGCGGTGGTTCAAAGAAACAAGGTCCAATCGGTTTCCGTTATTGGAGAAATCCAGGTGCTTGGGGTAATGGTCTAACTTCTGACGGTGAACCAATCTACAGCAGTAAATATGAAGGTAGATTCCTAGGTTGGGTCGCATCTCTAATCAATGCTGCTTTCACTTATCAAGGTACTGAATTAGTAGGTATCACTGCAGGTGAAGCCGCTAACCCAAGAAAAACCGTTCCAAGAGCAATCAACAAAGTCGTCTTCAGAATCGTATTATTCTACATCATGTCCCTCTTCTTTATCGGTTTATTAGTACCATTCACTGACAGCCGTCTATCTGATGATACAACTGTCATCGCTTCCTCTCCATTCGTTATCTCCATCGAAAATGCCGGTACAAAAATCCTACCAGACATCTTTAACGCTATCGTCATGGTCACTGTCTTATCTGCCGCCAATTCAAATGTCTACGTCGGCTCTCGTGTTCTCTATTCTTTAGCACATACAAAAGTCGCCCCAAAGATTTTTGCAAGAGTCACAAGACAAGGTGTCCCATTCATGGGTGTCATTTGTACTTCTCTGTTGGGTCTATTAGCCTTCCTTGTAGTCGATAACAATGCAAACACCGCTTTTAATTGGTTAGTTGATATCTCCACTCTAGCTGGTTTATGTGCTTGGTTATTCATTTCATTGGCTCATGTCAGATTCATGCAAGTATTGAAACAGCGTGGTATCTCAAGAGACGATTTACCATTCAAAGCTAAATTCATGCCATGGGGTTCATATTACGCTGCATTCTGGGtcttcgtcatcatcttcgTTCAAGGTTTCCAAGCATTCAGTCCTCATTTCGATGTCACCACTTTCTTCACAGACTACATATCCTTAATCTTATTAGCAGTCGTCTTCATTGGTGCTCAACTATACTACAGATGTAGATTCCTTTGGAAGTTAGAAGATGTCGATATCGATTCTGACAgaagagaaattgaagatgctATTTGGGAAGATGACGAACCAAAGACCATCTGGGATAAATTCTGGGCTGCCATTGCATAG